A window from Kovacikia minuta CCNUW1 encodes these proteins:
- a CDS encoding S1C family serine protease, whose product MKLVPWILTAVLLVLARAFATGLPSEQNSSSPKEEPPAANVQQPVRSTEPSNGSSDPFVATSKRQSQSDLQTNKGDCKSAGPAVVTIRAGRSFGSGSIVSSDGLVITNNHVVRPAMGASIGVRTISGGRYQGQVIGVDQVNDLALIKLNTQDRLPAIPIANSQSLQLGQKVCAIGSPYGQPGVLTRGTLTTIRSNGDLQSALVLEPGNSGGPLLNQQGEMIGVNKAIWQSRNGVNSGISFATNLTIAKNFIAQNRSNTGTIASRPGPDFGYPGSSMMPSQPEGPPFSPDSPFPHPGMEGSSPFSGFPPHSPGGEFDGPSGEQPFQRPGPRLGVMLDNETMTIREVMPRSAAGAAGIRPGDQLLALNGSQVQGVEQVEEFLSNNPNSAKVTIKRNQQTQDIQVNFQ is encoded by the coding sequence ATGAAACTCGTGCCCTGGATATTAACGGCTGTTCTACTGGTACTTGCCCGCGCTTTTGCGACAGGGCTTCCCTCAGAGCAAAATTCTTCATCGCCTAAAGAAGAGCCTCCTGCCGCCAATGTTCAACAACCCGTCAGAAGCACTGAACCCTCCAATGGCAGCTCTGATCCGTTCGTTGCCACTTCTAAGCGGCAAAGCCAATCTGACTTACAGACCAACAAAGGGGATTGCAAATCAGCCGGACCTGCCGTAGTAACCATTCGGGCTGGCAGAAGTTTTGGGTCGGGTAGTATTGTCAGTTCGGATGGGTTAGTTATCACCAACAACCATGTGGTTAGACCTGCAATGGGTGCTTCCATTGGGGTCAGAACCATCTCAGGCGGTCGCTATCAGGGGCAGGTGATTGGGGTCGATCAAGTGAACGATCTGGCGCTGATCAAGCTGAATACTCAAGATAGGCTGCCTGCCATTCCAATTGCGAACTCCCAATCGCTTCAGTTGGGTCAGAAGGTCTGCGCGATCGGGAGTCCCTATGGGCAGCCCGGAGTTTTAACCCGAGGCACCCTGACAACAATTCGGAGTAATGGCGATTTGCAGTCTGCATTAGTCCTGGAACCGGGTAATTCGGGGGGTCCTTTGCTGAATCAGCAGGGCGAAATGATTGGGGTCAACAAAGCAATCTGGCAGTCAAGAAATGGAGTCAATAGTGGTATCAGTTTTGCGACCAATCTGACGATCGCAAAGAACTTTATTGCCCAAAACCGATCCAATACAGGGACGATCGCAAGCCGCCCTGGTCCTGACTTTGGTTACCCTGGTTCCAGCATGATGCCCTCACAACCAGAGGGACCTCCCTTTTCTCCCGATTCTCCCTTTCCCCACCCCGGCATGGAGGGTTCCTCTCCTTTTTCCGGTTTCCCACCCCATTCCCCAGGTGGAGAGTTCGACGGTCCCTCTGGGGAGCAACCCTTTCAGCGTCCCGGTCCTCGCTTGGGAGTCATGCTAGATAACGAAACCATGACCATTCGGGAAGTAATGCCACGCTCCGCAGCGGGTGCAGCTGGAATTCGTCCCGGCGATCAACTCTTGGCACTGAATGGCTCTCAAGTTCAAGGAGTGGAACAGGTCGAAGAATTTTTGAGTAATAATCCCAATTCTGCCAAGGTCACGATTAAGCGAAACCAACAAACCCAGGATATTCAGGTTAACTTTCAGTAG
- a CDS encoding peptidoglycan-binding protein, which produces METLAFLHCAIAYEDPNPDPDPRSPFEVKSPLPNPQLVGILAVSVATAAALCSNDVQALMQYGDVGPGVAVLQEDLNIYADQVYGYETERAVRRFQRRNGLQRDGVAGPATLSALGLPADLGPDGGTVPVSGSTVIAYALNVRSYPSLYAPVQSVLYYGETVSLTGASQYRDGYNWVQIARGGWVADDYLSNGGGYSPVSGTAYVSAWDGLYIRSAPDGYIIGGLTYGQSVYLTGDRQYAGGYNWVRLSDGGWVAENYLSYS; this is translated from the coding sequence ATGGAAACCCTGGCTTTTTTACATTGTGCGATCGCCTACGAAGATCCGAATCCCGATCCCGATCCGCGATCGCCTTTTGAGGTCAAGTCTCCACTTCCCAACCCTCAGTTAGTCGGCATCCTGGCTGTCAGCGTCGCAACTGCTGCTGCCCTCTGCTCAAATGACGTTCAGGCACTCATGCAATACGGGGATGTGGGACCCGGCGTTGCTGTTTTGCAAGAAGACCTGAATATTTATGCTGACCAGGTATACGGGTATGAAACTGAACGGGCAGTCCGGCGGTTTCAAAGACGCAATGGATTACAAAGGGATGGGGTCGCTGGACCTGCAACGCTTTCTGCCCTTGGGTTACCTGCTGATTTAGGTCCTGATGGGGGTACGGTTCCGGTCTCTGGAAGTACCGTAATTGCCTATGCCTTGAATGTTCGCAGTTATCCCTCTCTCTATGCCCCAGTTCAATCCGTTCTCTACTACGGAGAGACTGTTTCCCTCACTGGTGCCAGCCAATATAGAGATGGTTACAACTGGGTACAGATTGCCCGTGGTGGTTGGGTTGCCGATGATTACTTGAGCAATGGTGGTGGCTACAGCCCCGTATCCGGGACTGCTTACGTGTCTGCCTGGGACGGATTGTACATTCGCAGTGCTCCTGATGGTTATATCATCGGCGGTTTAACCTATGGTCAGTCTGTTTACCTCACGGGCGATCGTCAATACGCAGGGGGGTATAACTGGGTCAGACTATCCGATGGTGGCTGGGTTGCCGAGAATTACCTCTCCTACTCTTAG
- a CDS encoding IS110 family RNA-guided transposase, producing the protein MSSSSPVVDAVLGLDIGKTRIHGVLLCGTQALRRKAIANTVAGHQELLAWLSQQRFTQLHACLEATSTYGHAIAKQLHHAGYGVTIANPQAVHAYAQSRLSRTKTDAADARLIAEYCRDLKPELWQPPAPEVEVLQNLMRRVQALEQMIGQETNRLETAPPELVSEINTHITFMEDQLKALRDKIRTHIDQFPGLKRQHELLDSIPGIGPHTAALILAEIGSWQHFASARQLAAYAGLTPQEKTSGTSIHGKPRLCKLGNARLRKALFLPALCLLRWSKPIQAWRAQLLQRHKTKRQVVGAVMHKLIRWIYGVLHANKPFDAQVCFPTSST; encoded by the coding sequence ATGTCATCGTCGTCCCCTGTCGTTGATGCTGTATTGGGTTTAGACATTGGCAAAACACGGATTCATGGGGTGTTGCTCTGTGGCACCCAAGCGCTTCGACGCAAAGCGATCGCCAACACAGTTGCTGGGCACCAAGAATTGCTCGCTTGGTTGAGCCAGCAACGCTTTACCCAGTTACATGCCTGTCTCGAAGCCACCAGCACCTATGGGCATGCCATCGCCAAGCAGTTGCATCACGCCGGGTATGGCGTGACGATTGCCAATCCCCAAGCGGTCCATGCTTATGCCCAGAGTCGCTTGAGTCGCACCAAGACCGATGCGGCTGATGCTCGCTTAATTGCCGAATACTGCCGTGACCTGAAGCCTGAGCTTTGGCAACCACCGGCCCCTGAGGTGGAAGTGTTGCAAAATCTGATGCGACGGGTGCAGGCCCTCGAGCAGATGATTGGACAGGAAACCAATCGCCTCGAAACGGCTCCCCCTGAGTTGGTAAGCGAGATTAACACTCACATCACCTTTATGGAAGACCAACTCAAAGCCTTGCGAGACAAGATTCGAACCCATATCGACCAATTCCCCGGTCTCAAACGGCAACACGAATTGCTCGATTCGATTCCTGGTATTGGTCCTCACACCGCGGCCCTGATTCTCGCAGAAATCGGCAGTTGGCAGCACTTTGCTTCGGCTCGGCAGTTGGCGGCTTACGCCGGACTCACGCCCCAGGAAAAAACCTCTGGCACATCGATTCACGGCAAGCCCAGGCTGTGCAAACTTGGTAATGCCCGCTTACGCAAAGCCCTGTTTCTCCCAGCCCTGTGCCTTTTACGCTGGAGCAAGCCGATTCAAGCTTGGCGCGCACAACTCCTCCAGCGCCACAAAACTAAGCGTCAAGTCGTCGGGGCCGTGATGCATAAGCTGATTCGCTGGATTTACGGGGTTCTGCACGCCAATAAACCTTTTGACGCCCAGGTCTGCTTCCCGACCTCATCGACTTGA
- a CDS encoding DUF2358 domain-containing protein: protein MAIIDILQSDYARFPFEQTFSIYSEHVFFKDPLSQFRGRGRYQSMIGFIKTFFLNCKMDLHAIRQEGNTIYTEWTLSWNTPLPWKPRISIPGRSELTLNSDGLIDSHIDYWNCSKLDVLKQHFAGLPGLVR from the coding sequence ATGGCCATCATCGATATTCTCCAATCCGACTATGCCCGCTTTCCTTTTGAGCAGACTTTCAGCATTTATTCAGAGCATGTATTTTTCAAAGATCCACTGTCCCAGTTTCGGGGACGAGGTCGCTACCAAAGCATGATCGGCTTCATCAAAACCTTCTTCCTCAACTGCAAGATGGATTTGCACGCCATTCGTCAGGAGGGCAATACCATTTACACCGAGTGGACGTTGAGTTGGAACACTCCCCTTCCCTGGAAACCGCGCATTTCCATTCCAGGTCGGAGCGAACTTACACTGAATTCGGATGGACTAATCGATTCCCATATCGATTACTGGAACTGTTCTAAATTAGACGTGTTGAAGCAACATTTTGCAGGTTTACCCGGTTTAGTTCGCTAA